The proteins below come from a single Vibrio diazotrophicus genomic window:
- the murQ gene encoding N-acetylmuramic acid 6-phosphate etherase encodes MKIDLSRLTTESRNPASAEIDTLSTTEMLKVINQEDQKVALAVEAVLPQIAQAVDAITAAFAQGGRLIYMGAGTSGRLGILDASECPPTYGTSPDMVVGLIAGGHQAILKAVENAEDNRDLAQSDLKTLNLTNKDVVVGIAASGRTPYVLGGLEYATQVGATTVSVACNPVCVMADAAQIAILPIVGAEVVTGSSRMKAGTAQKLVLNMLTTGAMIRSGKVFGNLMVDVEATNAKLIQRQTNIVVEATGASSEEAEQALNECGRHCKTAILMILAGLDAEKAAAKLQQHKGFIRAALNDK; translated from the coding sequence ATGAAAATTGATTTAAGTCGATTGACTACTGAAAGCCGTAATCCTGCAAGCGCTGAGATTGATACCCTTTCAACCACAGAAATGCTGAAAGTGATCAACCAAGAAGACCAAAAAGTTGCGCTGGCAGTAGAAGCTGTGCTTCCGCAGATTGCTCAAGCTGTAGATGCGATTACAGCAGCATTTGCCCAAGGAGGCAGACTGATCTACATGGGCGCGGGTACTTCAGGGCGATTGGGTATTCTGGATGCGAGTGAATGTCCTCCGACTTATGGCACATCTCCGGATATGGTTGTCGGTCTGATTGCAGGCGGTCATCAAGCGATTCTAAAAGCAGTAGAAAACGCAGAAGACAACCGAGATTTGGCACAAAGTGATTTAAAAACTCTGAACTTAACCAACAAAGATGTGGTGGTAGGAATCGCCGCAAGTGGCCGTACGCCTTATGTATTGGGTGGTTTAGAGTACGCGACGCAAGTTGGGGCAACCACGGTATCTGTGGCGTGTAATCCTGTGTGCGTAATGGCAGACGCGGCGCAAATTGCGATTCTTCCTATTGTTGGTGCGGAAGTGGTGACAGGCTCGTCACGCATGAAAGCGGGTACAGCGCAAAAGCTAGTGCTGAACATGCTGACAACAGGCGCGATGATTCGCAGCGGCAAAGTGTTTGGCAACCTGATGGTGGATGTTGAAGCAACTAACGCCAAACTCATTCAACGCCAAACCAACATTGTGGTGGAAGCGACAGGCGCATCGAGTGAAGAAGCGGAACAAGCACTCAACGAATGTGGTCGTCACTGTAAAACCGCCATTCTAATGATTCTTGCAGGGCTGGATGCCGAAAAGGCAGCC
- a CDS encoding MurR/RpiR family transcriptional regulator: protein MSVSNKIIAKRSQLSQSGRLVADWIVENAAKAAYMTSQEVAHEAQVSQSTIVKFTQRLGFKGYSEFKLALSEDIGRKQAIASTPLHSGIFADDPLAVIAQKLIKAKTDAMIQTTNALSFDACNQAAQWLSDARTVQIVGIGGSALTAKDLGYKLLKLGITALTEQDSHVQIAIARTLTEKDVQIAISFSGERKEILVAAEAAKEQGAKVIALSSPNKSKLRHIADITFDTIADEVENRSSAIASRSAQNVITDLLFIYLVQLRDESARQMISDISSDIRQIL from the coding sequence ATGTCCGTAAGCAATAAAATCATCGCGAAACGCAGTCAACTTTCTCAAAGTGGTCGTCTGGTGGCTGACTGGATTGTTGAAAATGCCGCAAAAGCTGCATATATGACGAGCCAAGAAGTGGCTCATGAAGCACAGGTGAGCCAATCAACGATCGTTAAGTTCACTCAGCGCTTAGGTTTCAAAGGATACAGTGAGTTTAAGCTTGCACTATCTGAAGACATTGGTCGTAAGCAGGCAATTGCTTCGACACCGCTGCACAGTGGGATATTTGCCGATGACCCTCTTGCGGTCATTGCTCAAAAGCTGATCAAAGCCAAAACCGATGCCATGATTCAGACCACCAATGCACTCTCTTTTGATGCCTGTAATCAAGCGGCGCAATGGCTGAGCGATGCTCGTACCGTGCAAATTGTCGGGATTGGTGGCTCTGCCCTGACGGCGAAAGATCTCGGCTACAAACTCTTAAAATTGGGCATCACAGCCTTAACCGAACAAGACAGCCATGTGCAGATTGCAATTGCTCGAACCCTGACAGAAAAAGATGTGCAGATAGCCATCTCCTTTTCTGGAGAGCGCAAAGAAATTCTGGTTGCAGCAGAAGCGGCCAAGGAACAAGGCGCAAAAGTAATAGCACTGAGCTCACCCAATAAAAGTAAGCTCAGACACATCGCGGATATCACCTTCGATACGATAGCCGATGAAGTGGAAAACCGCAGTTCGGCTATTGCATCTAGAAGTGCGCAGAACGTGATTACCGATCTTCTGTTCATCTATCTGGTTCAGCTTCGAGATGAAAGTGCCCGACAGATGATCAGTGATATTTCTTCTGATATTCGTCAGATTCTTTGA
- the cyaB gene encoding class IV adenylate cyclase: MSSEHFKGKYEVELKFRISSKALFLEVLKGLPHETMLEDNAERDWYFDTPDNELQAQNKSLCIRTMEPSGIKLWIVKGPEADRCEATNITDADNAKSMLHNLGYRVSLQAMKTRSIYFVDNFHITVDSLDGIGDFAEFAIMTDDESKLETYRVELLNLASQFGLTESDLEFKSYKQMFVAKSANPST; encoded by the coding sequence ATGAGTAGTGAACACTTTAAAGGTAAATACGAAGTTGAACTGAAGTTCAGAATCTCGTCGAAAGCACTGTTTCTCGAAGTTCTCAAGGGGCTTCCTCATGAAACTATGCTAGAAGACAACGCTGAGCGAGACTGGTATTTCGATACGCCTGACAATGAGCTCCAAGCGCAGAACAAAAGCTTATGCATCCGTACTATGGAGCCTTCAGGTATCAAGTTATGGATAGTCAAAGGCCCTGAAGCAGACCGATGTGAAGCGACCAATATTACCGATGCCGACAACGCGAAGAGCATGCTGCACAATCTGGGATATCGCGTCAGCTTGCAGGCGATGAAAACGCGCAGCATTTACTTTGTGGACAATTTTCATATTACTGTGGATTCACTGGACGGTATTGGCGACTTCGCAGAATTTGCCATCATGACGGATGATGAAAGTAAACTCGAAACTTACCGCGTTGAACTGCTGAACTTAGCGAGTCAGTTTGGGCTTACTGAAAGTGACCTAGAGTTCAAATCTTACAAACAAATGTTTGTGGCTAAGTCTGCAAACCCTTCGACATAG
- a CDS encoding LysR family transcriptional regulator, translating to MDTNKLITLLPEMAIFVVVIEEGSFSKAADRLGVAPSSVSRSIAKLENSLNKKLLERTTRNMRLSSSGEQIYSLCVDMLKSARLATDAAYSSQDEVSGEIRIAAPRAFSSQVLSPIILDFLQQYPKVTVHFVVEDHFIDPVGHEVDMIIHITEKPVEGLVAKVLGTNRLVLCASKEYLNEHGYPTEPEELAKHQCIRLGESTFDRKWEFRKDQTIRSVTVNGRLAVNHTHIRKDAVLRGMGISIFPEFSIDKLVQSGAVVELFPEWEILSRYQGQIVAQYPQSRFIPNQLKVLVDFLQSRLTS from the coding sequence ATGGACACGAATAAGCTCATTACCTTGTTGCCGGAAATGGCGATATTTGTGGTGGTGATTGAAGAGGGCAGTTTTTCAAAAGCGGCAGATAGGCTGGGGGTTGCGCCTTCTTCGGTGAGTCGTTCGATTGCCAAATTGGAGAATTCTCTCAACAAAAAGCTGCTTGAGCGCACGACTCGCAATATGCGTTTAAGTAGTTCAGGAGAGCAGATATACAGTTTGTGTGTTGATATGCTCAAATCTGCGCGCTTGGCGACGGATGCTGCTTATTCGTCACAGGATGAAGTATCTGGAGAGATTCGGATTGCGGCACCAAGGGCCTTCTCCAGCCAAGTTCTGTCCCCCATCATTCTGGATTTTCTCCAGCAATACCCGAAAGTCACAGTGCACTTTGTTGTCGAAGACCATTTTATTGATCCGGTAGGGCATGAAGTGGATATGATCATCCACATTACAGAAAAGCCTGTAGAAGGCTTGGTCGCTAAAGTGCTAGGTACAAACCGATTGGTTTTATGTGCAAGTAAAGAATATTTAAATGAGCATGGTTACCCAACTGAGCCGGAAGAGTTGGCAAAGCATCAATGTATTCGTTTGGGAGAGTCTACGTTTGACCGCAAGTGGGAGTTCCGTAAAGACCAAACGATCCGCAGTGTGACGGTCAATGGGCGACTGGCGGTCAATCATACCCATATTCGCAAAGATGCAGTACTTCGAGGAATGGGGATTTCGATATTTCCTGAGTTCTCAATCGATAAACTAGTTCAGTCAGGGGCGGTCGTAGAACTGTTCCCTGAGTGGGAAATACTCAGTCGTTATCAGGGACAAATTGTGGCTCAATACCCGCAGTCTCGATTCATTCCAAACCAGTTAAAAGTGTTGGTCGATTTTCTGCAGAGTCGGCTAACTAGTTAA
- a CDS encoding DMT family transporter yields MSSLAIKTRRSFVTMPELLLLMVAIVWGTSYGLTKTAIAYTSISMFIAIRFGLTGFLLLPLALKDFKQGKNRDWKVAIPTGAILALIFFFEVYGVSQTSASNAAFLISLNVIFTALVDSLLSKNKPSQSLMLLSVISTVGVLLLTYHQDLGISLNSGDLCILTAAALRALMVTMTKKLTDKKQITNTTLTCIQAFAVAVSAYLVGSLIAQEPLYQFPTDREFWLVTAFLVLFCTLFAFYAQNYAVRKISPTKTSLLMGSEPLFGALFSMMWLNETLSNIQWIGAAILLFSVLAASVNKPNKV; encoded by the coding sequence ATGTCTAGCTTAGCCATTAAAACGAGAAGATCGTTTGTTACCATGCCAGAGCTTTTGCTACTGATGGTTGCGATTGTTTGGGGCACCAGTTACGGATTAACCAAAACAGCCATTGCCTATACCAGTATCTCAATGTTTATTGCTATCCGATTCGGGCTGACGGGTTTTCTGCTGCTTCCATTAGCTTTAAAAGATTTTAAGCAAGGCAAAAACAGGGACTGGAAAGTGGCAATACCAACAGGTGCTATCTTGGCGCTGATTTTCTTTTTCGAAGTGTACGGCGTTTCGCAGACGTCCGCGTCGAATGCTGCCTTTCTTATCAGTTTAAATGTGATATTTACCGCCTTAGTCGATAGCCTGCTCAGCAAAAACAAACCGAGCCAAAGCCTGATGTTGCTGTCGGTGATCAGTACTGTTGGTGTGCTGCTTCTGACATACCATCAAGATTTGGGTATTTCACTCAATAGTGGCGATCTCTGCATTCTCACTGCCGCCGCTTTGAGAGCCTTAATGGTGACCATGACCAAGAAGCTCACTGACAAAAAGCAGATAACTAACACCACATTAACCTGCATACAAGCTTTCGCAGTGGCGGTAAGTGCTTATTTAGTTGGAAGCTTGATAGCGCAAGAGCCGTTATATCAATTCCCTACGGACAGAGAATTCTGGCTTGTGACTGCATTTTTGGTTCTGTTTTGTACTTTGTTTGCGTTCTACGCACAAAACTATGCGGTGAGGAAGATTTCACCGACCAAAACCTCACTACTGATGGGCAGTGAACCACTGTTCGGCGCGCTGTTCTCGATGATGTGGCTAAACGAAACACTGTCAAACATTCAGTGGATAGGTGCAGCTATTTTGCTGTTCTCGGTATTGGCAGCATCCGTCAACAAACCCAATAAGGTTTAA
- a CDS encoding GNAT family N-acetyltransferase, translating to METEQQRHSNAQLIKFERKHYPLLMEWIDSDELNYLWGGPQFEYPLTVEQLETHYGKQAPSPFLFVVNDEMVGFIELFKVSDCEQRLCRVFIHPTCRGKGYANTMLELAIAKAKMAEGPQLLSLAVFAHNQSAISCYEKLGFKPYETISGLRFFKGKNWDLIRMSQSV from the coding sequence ATGGAAACAGAACAGCAACGCCATTCAAACGCCCAACTGATTAAATTTGAGCGAAAGCACTATCCGTTACTGATGGAATGGATTGATTCAGACGAGCTGAATTACCTTTGGGGTGGGCCACAATTCGAATACCCGTTAACCGTTGAGCAGCTTGAAACACATTATGGAAAACAAGCGCCATCTCCGTTTTTATTTGTAGTGAATGACGAGATGGTGGGGTTTATTGAGCTATTTAAAGTGTCGGATTGCGAACAAAGGCTATGTCGAGTTTTTATTCACCCGACGTGCCGTGGTAAAGGTTATGCGAACACAATGCTTGAGTTGGCCATTGCCAAAGCCAAAATGGCAGAGGGGCCGCAATTACTCTCTTTAGCGGTTTTCGCTCACAATCAGTCTGCTATCTCTTGCTATGAGAAGCTTGGCTTTAAGCCTTATGAAACGATCAGTGGCTTGCGCTTTTTTAAAGGGAAAAACTGGGATCTGATTAGAATGTCCCAAAGTGTATAG
- the modC gene encoding molybdenum ABC transporter ATP-binding protein → MSMPVSRSRSHITAELNIRYADFSLDANLTLPAQGITVFFGHSGCGKTTCLRAIAGLEKLEQGKVSVAGDVWQCSDSQQFVPTYKRDLGYVFQEPGLFPHLTVEANLQFGAKRISANKWHVSFDEVTQLLGITPLLNRYPAQLSGGEKQRVAIGRALLTSPKLLLMDEPLSALDQARKQEFLPYLERLHSELDLPILYVTHSMQELARLADHIVLFDKGSILASGSAYSIMSDPKFDALFGDEIGSVFDTKVVAMHENRMTELGCDGLTIWAVGYIAEQGVTYRCRILASDVGLSLEEPKFSTVLNRFRATIIDIQATLAEDGQALVVLELENQQRLLSKITLKSLYELNLTQGLKVWALVKSVALS, encoded by the coding sequence ATGTCTATGCCCGTCTCTAGGTCTAGGTCGCACATTACTGCAGAGTTAAATATTCGTTATGCGGATTTCAGCCTAGACGCCAACCTGACTCTACCAGCGCAGGGTATTACCGTTTTCTTTGGTCATTCAGGATGCGGCAAGACCACCTGCCTCAGAGCGATTGCTGGGTTAGAAAAACTGGAGCAGGGCAAAGTATCTGTTGCGGGAGATGTGTGGCAGTGCAGTGATAGCCAACAATTTGTGCCTACTTATAAGCGCGATTTAGGCTATGTGTTTCAAGAGCCGGGCCTGTTTCCCCATCTAACGGTGGAAGCGAACTTGCAGTTTGGTGCAAAACGTATTTCGGCCAATAAGTGGCACGTCAGTTTTGATGAAGTGACACAACTTCTGGGTATCACTCCGCTGCTAAATCGCTATCCGGCTCAGCTTTCTGGTGGGGAAAAGCAGCGCGTTGCGATAGGGCGAGCTCTTTTGACAAGCCCCAAGTTACTGTTGATGGATGAACCACTATCCGCTCTGGATCAAGCGCGAAAGCAGGAGTTTCTACCTTATCTTGAACGTCTACACAGCGAGCTGGATTTACCCATTCTTTATGTAACTCATTCGATGCAAGAACTGGCACGACTCGCTGATCACATTGTGTTGTTTGATAAGGGTTCGATACTGGCGAGTGGCAGTGCCTACAGCATTATGTCTGACCCTAAATTCGATGCACTGTTCGGCGATGAAATTGGCAGTGTGTTTGATACCAAAGTGGTTGCGATGCATGAAAATCGGATGACTGAACTGGGTTGTGACGGCTTAACCATATGGGCGGTAGGCTACATTGCAGAGCAGGGTGTCACTTATCGCTGCCGCATTCTGGCATCTGACGTAGGGCTTTCTCTTGAAGAGCCTAAGTTCTCCACTGTGCTAAACCGCTTTCGTGCAACGATTATCGATATTCAGGCCACTCTTGCTGAAGATGGGCAGGCGCTGGTGGTGTTAGAGCTGGAAAATCAACAGCGCCTGCTGTCCAAAATTACCCTAAAATCGCTGTATGAGCTGAATCTAACTCAAGGCTTAAAGGTATGGGCGTTAGTGAAATCGGTCGCGCTTTCTTGA
- the modB gene encoding molybdate ABC transporter permease subunit produces the protein MLVVDTLVITTTLKLAFVVMVTLLLIGVPIAWWLCHSTSRVKGVVEAVLMLPLVLPPTVLGFYLLLLLGPVGWVGRTLNQLGVAQLPFTFTGIAIACTLHSFPFVIQPLKNSFMAIGRRPMEVAATLRASPIDTFFNVTLPLAWPGVFSAAIMGFCHTLGEFGVVLMIGGNIPGQTRVMSVEIYNNVEALEYLNAHILSGGLVAFSFVALLLIHWLNQKHQQRLG, from the coding sequence ATGTTAGTTGTTGATACCCTTGTCATCACAACCACACTCAAACTGGCTTTTGTTGTGATGGTGACACTGCTGCTGATTGGAGTCCCGATCGCTTGGTGGCTCTGCCATTCGACTTCGCGCGTGAAAGGTGTGGTGGAAGCCGTGTTGATGTTGCCATTAGTTTTGCCACCAACGGTTCTAGGTTTTTATCTGCTCTTGTTGCTGGGACCGGTTGGGTGGGTTGGTAGAACTTTAAATCAACTTGGCGTTGCCCAACTGCCCTTTACGTTCACAGGCATTGCCATCGCCTGTACCTTACATTCGTTTCCTTTTGTTATTCAGCCGCTTAAAAACTCGTTTATGGCGATCGGTCGCAGACCGATGGAAGTGGCCGCGACACTTCGAGCTTCTCCAATAGACACTTTTTTCAACGTTACCTTACCCCTTGCGTGGCCGGGTGTGTTTTCCGCTGCGATTATGGGCTTCTGTCATACCCTCGGCGAGTTTGGCGTGGTGTTAATGATTGGCGGGAATATTCCGGGGCAGACTCGGGTTATGTCGGTTGAAATCTATAACAATGTCGAAGCGTTGGAATATCTTAATGCGCATATCTTGTCTGGCGGGCTAGTGGCATTTTCATTTGTCGCTTTGTTGCTGATTCATTGGTTAAACCAAAAACATCAACAAAGGCTAGGGTAG
- the modA gene encoding molybdate ABC transporter substrate-binding protein: MKGFHRFLLRFILHAFGLVGLILGSFSVQAEDGTLAVANNFYAPIQMLVDDFAKVSGFQLSVSTGSTGQLYAQIVNGAPFDLFLAADTVRPEKLVNQGLGFEPFVYAKGVLVLWSKQVNYDVKEHMLLGDYNHFAIADPKLAPYGLAAQQALTKMGLWESMTSKIVMGKGLNPTFQFLSTGNAQLGMVAKSQVFKNGQHIGGSFWEVPVSDYEPIEQAAVILKSGVDKAAINAFLEYYSSERAQKIVSSFGYLQ, from the coding sequence ATGAAAGGATTTCATCGTTTTTTGCTGCGTTTTATTTTGCATGCATTTGGTTTGGTTGGCCTGATTTTGGGCTCTTTTTCTGTTCAGGCTGAAGATGGCACTTTAGCGGTTGCCAATAATTTTTATGCTCCAATTCAAATGCTGGTGGATGACTTTGCCAAAGTGTCTGGTTTTCAACTGAGTGTCAGCACAGGTTCTACGGGACAGTTGTATGCCCAAATCGTCAATGGCGCGCCGTTTGATCTGTTTCTTGCAGCCGACACTGTCCGCCCAGAAAAGTTAGTCAATCAAGGATTAGGTTTCGAGCCGTTTGTTTATGCGAAGGGCGTATTGGTGCTCTGGTCGAAACAAGTTAACTATGACGTGAAAGAGCATATGTTGTTGGGTGATTATAACCACTTCGCCATCGCCGACCCTAAGCTTGCACCTTATGGCTTGGCGGCTCAACAAGCGCTAACCAAAATGGGTTTATGGGAGAGCATGACGTCGAAAATCGTGATGGGCAAAGGCTTGAATCCTACCTTTCAGTTCCTTTCTACAGGCAACGCGCAATTAGGGATGGTGGCTAAATCTCAAGTGTTTAAAAACGGTCAGCACATTGGCGGTTCATTCTGGGAGGTTCCAGTATCGGATTACGAGCCCATTGAACAGGCAGCGGTGATACTTAAATCCGGTGTTGATAAAGCAGCAATCAATGCTTTTCTGGAATACTACTCAAGTGAGCGTGCGCAGAAAATTGTCTCCAGTTTTGGTTACTTGCAGTAG
- a CDS encoding peptidylprolyl isomerase produces the protein MEAYQRNYLTAKIATDMYKLNPEWLSSMQRVKVDEQVERLFRVQKAILGSSEANLVSVSAFEIEAAFDKLVEGYQSHSEFKAAMQGQHLTEGQLKQVLSEELKCEKVMDLVSQDIPELDQATAMEYFNTHLQEFSRSNVWEMSQILITVNDEFSENHRDEAWRRIHDVKKLCDFTAFGTLAMKYSECPSAMSNGYLGWCEETKLYPQIAACLFDLKHGEVSEVIETDLGFHLVRVHQYKGARTATFEEAYPFLQRKHEQRARAFLQKQWISQLLHSASLCR, from the coding sequence ATGGAAGCTTATCAACGCAATTATTTAACCGCTAAAATCGCCACCGATATGTACAAACTTAACCCTGAATGGCTTTCAAGTATGCAAAGGGTCAAAGTGGATGAGCAAGTTGAACGTCTGTTTCGGGTACAAAAAGCGATACTCGGTAGCAGTGAAGCCAATCTTGTTTCAGTATCCGCATTCGAAATTGAAGCGGCTTTTGACAAGCTCGTTGAAGGCTATCAATCCCACAGTGAGTTCAAAGCTGCAATGCAGGGGCAGCATTTGACAGAAGGTCAGCTAAAGCAGGTTTTAAGTGAAGAACTGAAATGCGAAAAAGTGATGGATCTAGTCTCACAAGATATCCCTGAGCTTGATCAAGCCACGGCGATGGAATACTTCAACACTCACCTACAGGAGTTTTCTCGCAGTAATGTTTGGGAAATGAGCCAAATCCTTATCACGGTTAACGACGAGTTTTCAGAAAATCATCGCGATGAAGCTTGGCGTCGTATTCACGATGTGAAAAAGCTGTGTGATTTCACAGCGTTCGGCACTTTGGCTATGAAATATTCTGAATGTCCCAGTGCCATGTCTAACGGCTATTTAGGGTGGTGCGAAGAAACCAAACTCTACCCGCAAATCGCAGCCTGTCTTTTTGATCTCAAACACGGTGAAGTGAGCGAAGTGATTGAAACTGATCTGGGTTTTCACTTAGTGCGAGTACATCAATACAAGGGTGCGCGCACTGCAACATTTGAAGAAGCTTATCCGTTTTTGCAAAGAAAGCATGAGCAACGTGCGCGCGCATTTTTGCAAAAGCAGTGGATTAGCCAGCTATTGCACTCTGCGTCATTGTGTCGTTGA
- a CDS encoding nitrogen fixation protein NifZ — MDMDYGSDTVRFAPGSEVRIVRNIRNDGSFQDFAKGDLLVEAGSVGIVRSYGYFLQTQVIYQVFIPTQNRVIGVRDSEVIDAELAWVPCLFRSLDKAKLNCSLRMFGEPLANKGDVIEVHRVYRDLEDGTVSFEVKFGAHLVKLDSTRLEPVA, encoded by the coding sequence ATGGACATGGATTACGGCTCCGACACCGTGCGTTTTGCACCAGGAAGCGAAGTCAGAATTGTGCGTAATATCCGTAATGACGGCAGCTTTCAGGACTTTGCTAAAGGGGATTTGTTAGTTGAAGCCGGAAGCGTCGGTATTGTTCGAAGTTACGGATATTTCTTGCAAACACAGGTGATCTATCAGGTATTTATTCCCACGCAAAATCGGGTGATCGGAGTACGAGATAGCGAAGTGATCGATGCTGAATTGGCTTGGGTTCCATGTCTTTTTCGCTCATTAGACAAAGCCAAACTGAACTGTAGCTTACGTATGTTTGGTGAACCATTAGCCAATAAGGGCGATGTGATTGAGGTTCACCGCGTCTATCGAGACTTAGAAGATGGCACAGTGAGTTTCGAAGTTAAATTTGGTGCGCACTTAGTCAAACTCGATTCAACCCGACTGGAGCCTGTCGCTTAA
- a CDS encoding nitrogenase-stabilizing/protective protein NifW: protein MYLELENDFTEQLALLETAEDFLDYFAVDYDPELVEKKHIPLLRLFQKLLACKPNADYATYQKSLRLAYKQISLGHEPMISAGGCAICASDCSESGE from the coding sequence ATGTATTTAGAGTTAGAGAATGATTTCACCGAGCAACTGGCGTTGTTGGAAACCGCAGAAGATTTTCTCGACTACTTCGCTGTGGATTACGACCCTGAGCTGGTGGAGAAAAAACATATACCACTGCTGCGCTTGTTTCAGAAGCTATTGGCTTGCAAACCAAACGCTGATTACGCCACTTATCAAAAGTCGCTTCGCTTGGCATATAAGCAAATCAGCCTAGGGCATGAGCCTATGATCTCGGCCGGTGGTTGCGCGATCTGTGCCTCCGATTGCAGTGAATCTGGTGAATAG
- the nifV gene encoding homocitrate synthase, translated as MVTGIAEPIHRSVIINDTTLRDGEQGPGVAFTIEEKMHIAMLLEMAGVPELEVGIPAMGAEEQYVISSVCHSLSSARTMGWCRMLEHDVHCASGLGLNWVDLSIPVSSQQIRSKLNLTPKALFERCERVISQALNAGLKVCVGMEDASRADADMLYRVAEVAEKCGAGRIRFADTNGILDPFSTYHVISQLHAHTELEIEMHAHNDLGLATANSLAAIRAGAASVNTTVNGLGERAGNAALEEISVALTVLQQTPSNIDLRQLPTICNYVYLASGRPQTAQKAITGDVVFTHESGIHVDGLLKDINNYQGFSPSLVGREHHFVLGKHSGVSAIMRIYRDMGIVLTESQCEQIKHQLRVWSERRKSVPTTDDLLEFAIHHQQIA; from the coding sequence ATGGTTACAGGGATAGCAGAACCCATTCATAGGTCAGTCATTATTAATGACACCACGCTTCGGGATGGTGAGCAGGGACCTGGTGTGGCGTTCACCATAGAAGAGAAAATGCATATTGCGATGCTGCTTGAAATGGCGGGTGTGCCTGAATTGGAAGTGGGCATTCCCGCAATGGGAGCGGAAGAACAATACGTCATCAGTTCAGTGTGCCACTCCCTTAGTAGTGCGCGAACTATGGGCTGGTGTCGGATGCTGGAGCACGATGTTCATTGCGCTTCTGGTCTTGGATTAAATTGGGTAGATCTCTCTATTCCAGTCTCAAGTCAGCAGATCCGCAGCAAACTCAATCTGACGCCTAAAGCGTTGTTCGAACGCTGTGAAAGAGTGATTAGCCAAGCGTTAAATGCAGGTTTGAAGGTTTGCGTGGGAATGGAGGATGCTTCGCGTGCAGACGCCGATATGCTCTATCGGGTTGCAGAAGTGGCGGAAAAATGCGGAGCAGGAAGAATCCGCTTTGCAGATACTAACGGAATCCTCGACCCATTTTCGACTTACCACGTTATCAGTCAGTTACATGCCCATACGGAGCTTGAGATTGAAATGCATGCGCACAACGATCTTGGGTTAGCGACGGCGAACTCCTTAGCTGCCATTCGAGCTGGTGCTGCGTCAGTGAATACTACGGTGAATGGATTAGGTGAACGTGCCGGAAACGCTGCATTGGAGGAGATCTCCGTTGCGCTTACCGTGTTGCAGCAGACACCGAGCAACATTGATTTGCGCCAGCTACCGACCATTTGCAATTACGTATATCTGGCTTCTGGGCGACCTCAAACAGCACAAAAAGCGATCACAGGCGATGTGGTGTTCACCCATGAGTCGGGAATTCACGTTGATGGCTTGCTGAAAGACATCAATAACTATCAGGGTTTCTCGCCTTCATTAGTGGGGCGCGAACATCACTTTGTTTTGGGCAAGCATTCCGGTGTCAGTGCCATTATGCGTATCTATCGCGATATGGGGATAGTGCTCACTGAATCGCAGTGTGAGCAGATAAAGCATCAGCTTCGTGTTTGGTCTGAGCGACGTAAAAGCGTTCCGACCACTGACGATCTGCTCGAGTTTGCCATCCATCACCAGCAAATCGCGTAG